The DNA window AACAAGCTTACCTCCAGTTTTTTTCTAGTTTTGGAGTGAAGTACAATTGTTACTGAAGCAGCTTAATCCTTGCATGCAGGAAATATTTCCAGCAAGATTTTGATTCAACACTTGCAATTTGTAACCATGAAAGAAAACAAAGAACTGAGGTGATTAGTCTTGTCTTCTTTTTAACACGCAATTCTAGTTTCACTTTGTCAGAAATCTTCTATTCTGTTTTGCTATCATGTAATCAGTTTTATGCCTTTAGTTTTCTTGCAACTCATGCATTATTTGAATCTTGGCAGTATTTTCCTCGATCTAGATTGTTATTTTCTCTAAATTCATTTGCACTTTTTCCTTTAAAGAGTACTTCGTATTTTTTGGTCTACCCCTTCACATGTACATTTGAAGAAATATTTCGTACTTTAGCAACACTGATAGAATCTCTGGACGCATTTGGCACCAAGAGCAAAATCAATCATAATGTTAGATAAGCTATTGCCTTTGATCCACGTGACATGTCTGCAGGTAGCTTCTGTTGAGCTTGTGAATTCTCTGGGTTATTATTAGGAGGCTTATTGTAAAACATATACATTCTATTTTTTATATCCTGTTCATGGTGTGCATTCTATTTACTTCGCTCGATGTTAATCAGAATCAACAAATTTATGAATGGATGAATGCTTTTGTTTTCCTTTTGATTAGAAATGACAACCCTTAAGATTTTTTACCTCGGATACCACAAAACTTAGTCTTTGCTCCTCTACCCTTAATGGTTGCAGGAATTTTTAGGGACTGACCTGAGAAATATCAAGGGCCAAATCTTGACATCCGGTAGCAGTAGTAGGCAGGCTTCTCGGAAGCAAATCATGGAAGCAACAAGCTTGAGTGACTCTAAAAGTACCGAGGCATCCACAAGTTTATCAATGGATGATCTTTGTGCTGTCGATTCTGCATCGATACCATCTACTTCTAGAGCCGCCGAGGTACAACAGATTCTGGCGTCTCTAGTTTAGATTATGTTGTATGCTTCACATCATGAGATTCAATGCATGAACCAAATAATACCGGATAATGTAAGTTTGCATGTATCTGATATATACGCTTGTTGGTCACATGCATGGCATGCGCATATTCTATGCTTCACATCGTGAGATTCGATGCACGAACCTATTATTATCGGGTAATGTAAGTTACATGTATCTGATATATACGCATGTTGGTCACATGCATGTCAAGCATATATGATCGACAGTATTAAAACACCAATAGTGTATTCAAAAAAACTACTCTGATAACAGAATATGATTTGACGGAGGCTGAGAATTTTTTAGCATTACCTTTATTCTCTGTTCACTGTCATCTTTTACATTACCAAGTGTGTGTTTTACCGACAGGCTTTGGATTATTCTCGACATCCACCGGCAGCTTCGTCGACTTTGGTTGAATTGACGACTCGTCTCGACTTTTTTAAGGAAAGGAGGTCTCAGTTGATGGAGCAACTGCACAATCTGGATTTGAACTATGGATCCATACCTCAAGATTTTGTGTATAAACCATCATCTCCTCGATGGAACTAGATGTTTGCTGCTTCCAATGTTTGTCTCAGACGAATTATCCACGACATCTTTCTCTCGTATATCCTTTCTCCTTTCTTGGCAAGTTAGTACATATTTGCAATCTTGATCCCTGTTTGGTGTTTGCACGGTATATATTTTACTTCTTTTTTTTTGGTGGGAATATTGAGAATGTAAATTAGTGTCTAGATTGAGTTCATATTTATTTCAAACTTTTGAGTTTGTACTCTATTTAATCACAAGTGGCAATTCGCTATGATTTGCTGCAACTTATCCATTCCATTGAGTCATATGTGACCATGCTATGCATGTAATGTAACCTTGTAAGGATGTGTATTGTGATTATTATATTTGGCtgattattttgtttaattttggTGTAAATTATGTCActattgtttccataaacgatGTTTCCCGCTGTTGATATGATCTTGTTAATAGGATACAAGGGACAAAAGTGTCTTTGGAGGACGATTGTCGATGTAATAAATTGAGGAAACAAACATACACGAGAGGAACCAAACATCACAAAAATTTgtctgagacggtctcacgggtcgtattttgtgatacgtatattttatttgggttatacatgaaaaagtattattttttatgttaagagtattattttttattatgaatatcggtatgtttgatatgtctcatagataaagattcgtgaaatcgTCTCTCAAAATTGTTCATAAATTCAATGCAAATTAACCAGAAGAAAATACTTTCATATATTAAATTtgagaataaatctcgaatTAGTCCACCGACCCCAATCAAATAAATACTCACCGTCACGCGACAGACGAATGGCCGAAAAAGCTTATACATGTGAAAGTAGGTTTGGTTCTCTATACACTCGGCATCAAAATATGAATTCTTCCACTATGTGGACCCGCTTTTTGTGGTCATTAAGAAACGCTTGTTAAAAGCACGATTCCCCCATACCCACGTCACAATTCGAATCCAAGTCTACCACCCGAATTTGTGCTGCGTTTTGTTGATGGATGGAGGGTTTTGAGGAATGATTCTGCAGTCCGGGGTACTTCATACTGTCAGCTTTGCTCAGGTTTTGATTTTTACCTTCAGTATGATGCCATTGTGTGTATGTTGCTTTCGTAGATACCGGGAAATTTTACTGATTTGTGAAGTTTAATTGGAAGATTGTATATTGGCAGAACGAAGGATTTGGAGTTTGAGTATTTGAAACTTTATCGTCTGTTGCAGTTAGTTAGTGTTTTGAGGGCACATTTTACTTATATGAGGGGATATGTTTGTATGTTACTGATTTGAATGACACGCTTGTTTTTCTGTGGGAGTGGTGTATGTTGACTGTTGTAGCTGTGATTGATTTACTAGAAGCAAACTTTAATTCTGAGGGCTTAAGCtgtgaaatttaaatttctGTGGATgttcctttcaaatatttattgatcAAACAGGTACCTAAATGAAGCAGAGAAGTACCCTTTAAAATCAGAATTGAGAAGGAAACAGAATTTATTTGGTGTGTAAGTTTCTTCTAAATTACAAGTTTTTTGAATTAAATATTATCGAGTTAGCTGGCCTCTCGTTTAAAATCTAAGGCCACCCTTATTTTATAGGTCATTTTGACATTACTAACAGCAACTGAGGGGCATCTCTTGTATTGTTTGTTTGAACCTACTGCAGCTGTTTTGATAAAGTTTGAAGTCTGCACTATATATTACTCTTCAGGACTGTCAATTTGTTTTTCATATCTGATCCATCGATAGGTGGTTCAGGCTGAGTCTTGTTTGTTAAATGAATCTTCAACTGCAACAGTATATTCCTTGGAATAGATCCCAACCAAACAGGGACGTATCATCACCTCTTTCGTCTAGTGGCATCATTTTGGAAGAACCTAAGCAGAAGGCTACTTCTGGTGGCAAATTCTGGCAATGGTCTCTCCTTTCACTCGTTCCTTGGGTTATCAGAACCAGAGACAAATTTCAGTTGCCCACCACTGTCAATAGGAAGTTAAAGAAGCATTCACGTCCTCATGGGAACGCGGAATCTGCTGCTCGGTACTCAACGGTACGGTTTAAACCATATGTTTCAAAAGTTCCATGGCATACAGGTCCGAGAGGTTTTCTGTCTCAATTGTTTCCACGATATGGGCATTATTGTGGACCTAACTGGTCAAGTGGGAAAGATGGAGGCTCTCTTGTCTGGGACAAACGTCCAATTGATTGGTTGGATTTCTGTTGCTACTGTCATGATATGGGATATGATACTCATGATCAAACCGAGCTTTTGAAGGCAGATCTAGCATTCTTGGAGTGCCTAGAGAAGCCTCACATGAGTACAAAAGGCAACCCTCGAATTGCTCATATCTACAAGTTTATGTGCATTTCAGGTACTGCACAAACCTGCCTTTATCAAAAACTCAATTCCCACTTGACCGTTGGTTGCATTTTCTTACATTTTAATCGTGTTTCTTTTTTCATCAAACAGGTCTAAGGAATATACTGATACCTTACAGACAGAGCCTCTTGAGCTTGCAGTCTGgaaaatttttctttccttccAGTTGGCTGAGCAATATGAAATGGAGAGCACCAACTTTTGCAAAGGCTTAATAATCTTTAAGTTAGGTTTCACCCCGTCAACCGAAGCAGCCATTGGATGTCTCCTAGGCAACTTTCATTGTAATGCGATTTGCTAAGGCATGCTGATTTATCAAGTCTCCTTTGTTTTGAATTGCTGCTAATGATGTACATTCTTGTAAATATATAAAGATAGCAAGTTgctaattttcaaaaaatattccCCAGCGCAAATATGAGAAAAAGTCGTCAGTTTGTTAATTATATGTTGCGTTGTTGGTATCATAAAGATAAACCTAAACAGGGCAAGAATCAAGAAGTTTGCCTCTACAATTAAAGATTTCAAGTGTTAATTCATTATAAGTTACATTGTTGGTTTCATAAAGTTGAAACCTAAACAGGGCAAGAATCAAGAAGTTTGCCTCTACAATTAAAGATTTCAATTGTTAATTCAAAAAGGGTATCTGTCGGAGGTACAAAGAAAGGATCCAACTTCAAACAAAATTCACATCACCTTCCAACTTGTATTGTTTGTTAATTTTTAGCATTTATGTATCTAACGCTTGTGAAATTGAACAGAGTGGGAACTGCTCTTTGAGTCTTTCTGTTGCATTTTCCAAATAAGTTGTAGTATGGCATAAATCTCAGCTCGAATTTTCTGTGTCCCAGTTAGGGATATTTGCAGTTGCCTCATTCACAGCTTTCACAAGCCTTACCTGCGGACAGAACAATGAGAAAGAAATAATGAAGCAAGGAGTGCAAGTTAAAGGAACATGGTAACAGCCTTGATTTTAGCAAAACAACCAAAGAGAGACAATTGAACTACAGTTATTATTTGTTACAGTGAATGCTGTTACAACGTTGCAATAATACAAAAACATACCACACTCTCAGGAACACCAGGAGGGGGTAATGAGATTTTTTTGGGTGGAGGACCACGAAGGTGTGATCGCTTGTCAAATCTCCATTCGCCAATCTTCCCATAAGTTAATTCTCCCTGTTATTTGTCGCATTTTTGGTTACCAACAGTTTGATCATAAACCCGAGATGACCGTCCAAAACCAAAAGACTGGTCTATCATGCGAGAGCAACACAATATAGAGCAATAGGAAGTCCATATTTGAGGCACTCCAAAGTCGGAAATAGCAGAAAATGAAATTGTGTCCCTGAGAAAATGAGACCTCGAATCccaatacatatataaaatcATTAGAAAACAATATACCTTCATGTTGTAATCGCATCCATACGTATAATGTATAATAAACTTGCTGCCGATTTCCAGGTCCCATGGAGGCTAAAAATCATACGAGACTATAAATTCAACAATTGTCGATAAGATAAAAGTGATAATAGTAAATATGTTCCGTTGACAGCAATGATATAGACCTGTAACATAAAATCTTTACGAAGAATATGCCGCACGCCATGCAAAGCAGATGCGACTGCATACCCATACCTGTCATATACACAGACAAGAGAGCCATCTCAACAACAATATATGTCCCACCAAGTTCAAAAATTTCATCACTAAAAAAGACATTTCATGCTAAAGTACTTCAGAATCCTACATACATTTCTAGAACCCATCCAAAAGCCTTATCAGTCTCTGGATCATCTTTCATCTGCAAAGATACATTCATCCATGTAGGAGCAATTTTCTCCAGAGTAGACTGCACGAGCAATATTAGTCACCACAATGTTACAACtaacaagtaaaatatataaattacgtCTTTTAGAGATCATATACTTATCCTTTCAATGTTTGAAATCAGACATGATTCAAGTAACAAAAAACTCCTACCTTCTTAATAATCACTGGAGAGTTTCCGATTGGATCAATACTTGTCAAAGGACCTTTCTCTTCGGGGAAATATTTTCTTACAATTTTCTCATGATCAGTtggttttatgtaaaaaaaaggGAAGGCCGCCGGGTGATCTCCATGAGACAAATTTGGCAAGGGATTAACAAAAACGTGATCAGGTTCTGCCATTAGAATATACCTGCGTATTAATTCATAAAATGGGATAAAGATTTAGGGAATACAAGCGTGGAAAAATTAGACTGGTCGATAAAAAGAATTGGAAACATACTCTTCCTCAATAGTGGCTTTCTCCAGCCACTGTACAAAGGCCCAGGGCCTATTTAAAACAATGTAACCCTGTCACAATATCAAAATATAGTATACATTGTAAATACAACCTTTGAATTGGACAGAAATAGGAGCAAGAAATTAATTACACCACGGAAAAGACTTTAACAggccaaaatttttaaattctgAGCATCAAACTAAGAGTATAAATTCTGAGTTTCGTCTGGATTAAAAATTGTTACAGTAAAATGAAAATCTGCAAACCACATTTTCATGCATACCCCTTTTTTGCTACAAACAAATCAAACTCCTCAAAACTTTAAGCTCTTTCAAGAAAAAGCTCACAGGATTAATTATGACTCAAATGCAATTTAACATGTATTACTTCACGGTGCAAAAAGGAAAAGTCCAGAATTATGAACATGGTAGTAGCAACAAATTAACAAGTAGTTCTTGCTCACCCGATCAAGCCCTTCTGGTAGAGGGTCTACAATAACAGTGGGGATTTCATCCATTAAATTATCAGGCTTTCCTGAATGCAAAACCCGAGTAAATCCTCCCATATCTGATCCAGGTAAATCTTTCATCTTTTGGTACCAGTAATACATAATTCGACACTGCCACTTGCTATAAGGTGCATCAGTGGCTGTCAATGCTACATGAAATTTTGCGCCTTTTTCAAACTTTGTCTCGTCAGGCCTACTAATCACAGGATCATTCCACTCCTCTGTACTCTTCGTAACCTTCTTGTGCATCACCAAAGTCAACAAGTTATATGTAGCAAAGAAAGAACCCAAACCCAACAATACCAATAGAACGGGTGATGCACGCCCCATGTTCTTCCTCGCAAGCATTTCTGTATAATCGAAGTTCAGTCAAACTCTTTCAAGACTTTCAGGCCAACCAGTCGAACCAATTGTTCAATCTTCAATAATAAccaaaacaaaatatatatatatatacacacacttaAATCCAGCAATTCCAAGTCCCGAAAACTTTACATCTTTAGCACATAAACGCCAGTGATCAAGGCAATACTTCTCCTGACAAGACAAAAGCCATAAACGGGAGGAAAATCTTTATCGTCATCACTACAAATTACGAAGCAACAAATCATAACATCAATGCACAAACACAAggtttgaaaaaatatatatatatatatcacctCCCAAAGAAACAGCTTCAATCCCCCACAGACGGCAATACAACCAACGACAGAAAGTCCACTGATCAGTACACAGTATCAGCTGTAAACaaatttaccaaaaaaaaaTGAACCCGAAAATTTATTCGCCTGATCAAGCAATAGAAACAAAAGATACAACAAAATTGCATACGTAACATTGTCCGTCCCTCACAAGCTCCCAAACCAAAAAAGGGCAACTTAT is part of the Primulina eburnea isolate SZY01 chromosome 1, ASM2296580v1, whole genome shotgun sequence genome and encodes:
- the LOC140833840 gene encoding uncharacterized protein isoform X3, whose amino-acid sequence is MILQSGVLHTVSFAQYIPWNRSQPNRDVSSPLSSSGIILEEPKQKATSGGKFWQWSLLSLVPWVIRTRDKFQLPTTVNRKLKKHSRPHGNAESAARYSTVRFKPYVSKVPWHTGPRGFLSQLFPRYGHYCGPNWSSGKDGGSLVWDKRPIDWLDFCCYCHDMGYDTHDQTELLKADLAFLECLEKPHMSTKGLRNILIPYRQSLLSLQSGKFFFPSSWLSNMKWRAPTFAKA
- the LOC140833840 gene encoding uncharacterized protein isoform X1, which translates into the protein MILQSGVLHTVSFAQYIPWNRSQPNRDVSSPLSSSGIILEEPKQKATSGGKFWQWSLLSLVPWVIRTRDKFQLPTTVNRKLKKHSRPHGNAESAARYSTVRFKPYVSKVPWHTGPRGFLSQLFPRYGHYCGPNWSSGKDGGSLVWDKRPIDWLDFCCYCHDMGYDTHDQTELLKADLAFLECLEKPHMSTKGNPRIAHIYKFMCISGLRNILIPYRQSLLSLQSGKFFFPSSWLSNMKWRAPTFAKA
- the LOC140833840 gene encoding uncharacterized protein isoform X2, giving the protein MNLQLQQYIPWNRSQPNRDVSSPLSSSGIILEEPKQKATSGGKFWQWSLLSLVPWVIRTRDKFQLPTTVNRKLKKHSRPHGNAESAARYSTVRFKPYVSKVPWHTGPRGFLSQLFPRYGHYCGPNWSSGKDGGSLVWDKRPIDWLDFCCYCHDMGYDTHDQTELLKADLAFLECLEKPHMSTKGNPRIAHIYKFMCISGLRNILIPYRQSLLSLQSGKFFFPSSWLSNMKWRAPTFAKA
- the LOC140833807 gene encoding hydroxyproline O-arabinosyltransferase RDN2-like isoform X3 codes for the protein MLARKNMGRASPVLLVLLGLGSFFATYNLLTLVMHKKVTKSTEEWNDPVISRPDETKFEKGAKFHVALTATDAPYSKWQCRIMYYWYQKMKDLPGSDMGGFTRVLHSGKPDNLMDEIPTVIVDPLPEGLDRGYIVLNRPWAFVQWLEKATIEEEYILMAEPDHVFVNPLPNLSHGDHPAAFPFFYIKPTDHEKIVRKYFPEEKGPLTSIDPIGNSPVIIKKSTLEKIAPTWMNVSLQMKDDPETDKAFGWVLEMYGYAVASALHGVRHILRKDFMLQPPWDLEIGSKFIIHYTYGCDYNMKGELTYGKIGEWRFDKRSHLRGPPPKKISLPPPGVPESVVRLVKAVNEATANIPNWDTENSS
- the LOC140833807 gene encoding hydroxyproline O-arabinosyltransferase RDN2-like isoform X1, which encodes MQHSLSSGFSQKYYYIHPQSRTISFFFIFQVICFCLLVSGFQRYSSSQSLILCTDQWTFCRWLYCRLWGIEAVSLGEMLARKNMGRASPVLLVLLGLGSFFATYNLLTLVMHKKVTKSTEEWNDPVISRPDETKFEKGAKFHVALTATDAPYSKWQCRIMYYWYQKMKDLPGSDMGGFTRVLHSGKPDNLMDEIPTVIVDPLPEGLDRGYIVLNRPWAFVQWLEKATIEEEYILMAEPDHVFVNPLPNLSHGDHPAAFPFFYIKPTDHEKIVRKYFPEEKGPLTSIDPIGNSPVIIKKSTLEKIAPTWMNVSLQMKDDPETDKAFGWVLEMYGYAVASALHGVRHILRKDFMLQPPWDLEIGSKFIIHYTYGCDYNMKGELTYGKIGEWRFDKRSHLRGPPPKKISLPPPGVPESVVRLVKAVNEATANIPNWDTENSS
- the LOC140833807 gene encoding hydroxyproline O-arabinosyltransferase RDN2-like isoform X2, giving the protein MQHSLSSGFSQKYYYIHPQSRTISFFFIFQVICFCLLVSGFQRYSSSQSLILCTDQWTFCRWLYCRLWGIEAVSLGEMLARKNMGRASPVLLVLLGLGSFFATYNLLTLVMHKKVTKSTEEWNDPVISRPDETKFEKGAKFHVALTATDAPYSKWQCRIMYYWYQKMKDLPGSDMGGFTRVLHSGKPDNLMDEIPTVIVDPLPEGLDRGYIVLNRPWAFVQWLEKATIEEEYILMAEPDHVFVNPLPNLSHGDHPAAFPFFYIKPTDHEKIVRKYFPEEKGPLTSIDPIGNSPVIIKKSTLEKIAPTWMNVSLQMKDDPETDKAFGWVLEMYGYAVASALHGVRHILRKDFMLQSRMIFSLHGTWKSAASLLYIIRMDAITT